Below is a window of Planctomycetes bacterium MalM25 DNA.
GCGATCGACGCCCACCTCCATCTGGGCCGAGAGGGGGATCTCCGCCCGCACCAGCTCCTCAACCCGCCGGCAGTGTTCGGCGGCCTGATCGACGAGCGGCAGAAGGGGCGGATCGAACAACGGGTTGCCTGCTTTTCCGTGCGCTGTGGGAGTCGCGTGAGCCCGGATGCTAGTGAATCGGGGCGAGTTGGGCTACGCGTCTAGTGGGCTTCTCTCGTGATCTGAAGTTGGTGGATTCCCGGATGCTGGGTAGATTCTGACGATTGGGCGAACCCAGACTCCCCGTCTGCGCCCCCACCCCCGCAACGCGACCTGTCCACGCAAGGAGGCGTCGATGTCTACGAAGCCCGTGCGGCTCGTGCATTCGAGCGACCTGCGAATCGATCGCCCGCTCCACGGCCTTACCGAAGCGCCCGAAGAACTGCGCAAGATGCTGCGCGAGGCGCCCTACGAGGCGGCGCAGCGGGTCTTCGATACCGCGCTCTCGGAGAACGCCGACGCGTTGCTCCTCTCGGGCGACGTGCTCGACGCCCGCCGCGCGACGCCACGCACGGTCGCGTTCCTCATCGAGCAGTTCGAGCGGCTGCAGAAGCGTGGTGTGTCGGTCTTTTGGGCCGGCGGCTTGCTCGACCCGCCCGACGCATGGCCGCGGACCGAGAGGCTGCCGGAGAACGTGATCGTCTTCCCGACCGGCCGTGTCGAGTCCCACGAGCTGCGGCGTGACGGTTCGGTCGTCGCTTGCGTGCAGGGCATCAGCCGACCCGGCGATCGTGAGATCGACGCCAGCGGTTTCCATCGCGACGCGCACGGGCGGTTCACGATCGGCGTCGCCTACGGCACGAGCGACGCGCCGGGCAAAGAGGGCGACCGCGTCGATTATATGGCGCTCGGCGGCCGCGCCCGCCGGGCGACGGTCGACCACGACCCGGGTGTTGCGCACTACGCCGGCTCGCCGCAAGGGCGTTCGCCCGCGGAGCCGGGGCCCTCGGGCTGCACCATCGTGCAAGTCGACGAGACGGGCAAAGCGAAGACTCGCTTCGCCGCGACCGACATCATCCGCTGGCAAGAGGAGACCATCGAGTTCACAGCCGGCGTGACGGACGAACAGCTCCGCACGCGTTTGCTCGAGCGGCTCGACAAGGTGCGGATCAAGTCGCAGGGCGTGCACCAGCTCATCGCTTGGCGGCTGGAAGGCGTCGGCCCCTTGGTCGCGCAGCTACGCCCCGACGCGCTGAACGACGAGCTCCTCGACGACCTCCGTAAGCAAGCAGCCCGTGAGAAGCCGTACTGCTGGAGCCACTCGCTCGTCTGCCGCTCTCCGTACGAGCCGCCGCACGAGCAGCTCGACCAGGAGACGATCCTCGGCGACCTGTTACGCCAAGTCGACGTGCTCCGTCGCAACGAAGCGTTCTCGCTCGACTTGAACGAGCTGGCGCCGAAACCGCTGCCCGACGCGTCGCTCGCCTCGATGACCAAGATCGAGGGCGCCACGGACCGCGACGACCTGTTCAACCGCGTCGCCAAACTCGGCGTGGCATTGATGACCGAAGAGGCCTGACGCGCGTTCCGACCGCGTCGCCCCCCGCAGATACTTCACTCGAGGCCCGAGGCCTTCCGCTATGAAGCTCCACGAGATCTACGTTGACGGCTTTGGCGTCTGGAACGACCTGCGCCTGCGCGAGCTGTCATCGGGCGTGACCGTCCTGTACGGCCCGAACGAGGCCGGCAAGACGACCCTCATGCACTTCCTGCGGGCCATGCTGTACGGCGTGACTCAGGAACGCCGCGAGCGGTACCTCCCGCCGCGCGAGGGGGGCAGCCCGGGCGGATCGCTCGGGCTGCTGACCGACGACGGGCCGTTGCGCGCCGAACGCTACGTCGAGCGGGGCGACGACGACCGGGGCCGCGTGACCGTGACGCTGCCCGACGGCGAGCAGCAGGGCGATCGCTTGTTGCGCGAGGCCCTCGAGTCGGTCGATGAGCGGACCTACTGCAACGTCTTCGCGATCGGCTTGGACGAGATCAACGAGCTCGGCGCGCTCGAGGGCGCCGAGGCGGCGCGGTGGATCTACCGGCTCACCTCGGGCCTCGACCGGGTCTCGCTCTACGACGTGATTCAGGGACTCCGCAACAGTCGCAAGCAGCTGCTCGACGTCCCGGGCGAGCCGTCGCTCATCAACGACCTGCTGAAGCGGCGTGACCGGCTCGGTGTGCAGATCGACGAGCTGACACTCGACGCCCGCCGCTATAGCAAGCTGGCTGTTGAGATCGACGAGATCGACGCGCAGACCGACCAGCTCCAAGGGGACCTGAAAGAGGCGGAACGCCGCGCGAGGCGGATCGAGATCGCGTTGGGCCTCAAGCCGTTATGGGCGGAGCGCGAGCGAGTGATCGAAGATCGCATCCGTTTCGAGGGCCTCCCCGAGCTGGGCGACAAGCCGCTCGAGCGGCTCGACGCGCTCAACACCAAAGCCGAAGAGCACCAACGCCAACGCGACCGCCTCCGTGGGCAACGCCGCGAGCTCCACAAGGAGATGCAGGAACTCGGCGTGAACGAGGCGCTCGTGCGGAGCTGCTGCCGCCTGGACGCGTTGGGCGAACAGCAAGACTGGCTGCACGCGTTGGAGCACCAGTCCGCCGAGTTGGGCGAGGAGGTCGAGCGGCTCGACGCCCGTGTCGAAGCGGAGTCCGCCCGCCTCGCCAAGCTGTGGCGTCACAAGCCCTCGCCCGAGGCCGCGCCCGAACTGGACGACGACATGCTGGCCGTCATCAAGCCGGCGGGCGACGCGGTCCGCGAGGCGGACCGCCTGGTCGACGAAACCCGCCGCGACCTCGATGCGCTCCGCGGCAACGAGCGTCACTTCGATGCCCAGCTTGAGGGGGCCCTCACGTCGAGCGAGAAGCTCGGCCTGCCCAACAATATCGAGGAGGCGGGCGAGCTCGTCTCGATGCTGCGGCGACGCTTGCAGGCGGAGCAGAAGGTCGAGCAGATGCGCCGGCAGGTCGAGCGTCTTGAAGCCGAATGCGACCGGTTGATCGAAGCCCAGGTCATTCCGCTGGAGCTCTACACGCTGTTGGCCTCGATCTTTGCGGTCGCCTCGGTGGTGCTCGGTTGGTGGATGATCACCGGCGTGAGCGTGGGAGCCTGGTGGTTGTTGGCGTTCTTTTGCGGCGGAGCCAGCTGGTACCTCCGCTATCAGATCGAGGAGAACCGCGCGAACGAGTTGCTCGCCTGCCAGCAGCAACTAAACGCGGCCGAGCAGCAAGTGCGATCCGCCCTCGCCGATCAGGGGGTGCTCGACGAGGAGTTGCCCCTCAAGGAGGGCTCGGTCGTCGTCCGCCTGCAGCACGCGGAGAAGCACCTCGAAGAGCTCGAGCGGATGCTGCCGGTCGAGGCCGAACGCCGCAAGGCGAGCCAGAAGACCGCTTCGGCGGAGGAGTTCTTCAAGACGGCCAGGGAGGAGCTGGTCGCCGCGGAGAAGGAATGGAAATCGACGCTCCGCTCGGTCGGCCTGCCCGACGAGACCACCGCCGCGGAGATCGAGAAGCTCGCCGGTCAGTACCAGGGCCTGGCGGAGATGCGTTCGCGTGCGGAGGTGAAGCAGGACGAGATCGAGCGCTGCGAGCGCGAGCACGAGAAGCTCAGCAAGCGGATCCTCGCCATCGCGGAGGAGGCTGACCTCGTCCTCGAAGACGCGGAGCTGCCCGACCAGCTGGAGCACCTGCTCAGCGAACGCCGCCTGCAGCAGGGACGGATCGACCACCGCAAGAAGCTCCGCGAGCGTTCCAAGGAGCTCAAGGAGAAGGAGCAGAAGCACGCCTCCCACGCCGAGCGGATTGAATCGGATCGGCAGTCGCTCTTCGCCCTGGCGCGGGTCGATGGCGACCAGGCTTTCCGCCAGGTGGTGGCCGACTTGGAAGAGGCCGCGAAGCTCGACGAGAAGCGGGGCCGCCTCACCCGCGAGATCGCCGCGGCGATCGGCGCGTCGGGGACCGAGGCCGATTACCTCGAGTTGATGAGCCGCGAGGGCGCGCTCCGGCTCGACGGCACTTGGGCGGAGCTGACCGCCGAACACGAGGCGTACGAGAAGCAGCTCCGTGAGCTGGCCGTCCGCCGCGTGGCTCTTGAGAAAGAACGCGCCGAGATGATCGAAGACAACGAGCTGGCAGATAAGCAGGTCGAGGTCGATCTGATCGACGCCCAGATCGCCGAGGCGAAGGAGCGTTGGCGCGAGCGGGCCGCGGTGGGCGCCATGCTCGAACTGATCCGCAGCGACTACGAGGAGCACCGCCAGCCGGAGACCCTCATCGAGGCCTCGAAGTACCTCGACCGACTCACCCGCGGACGCTACCCGCGCGTCTGGACGCCGCTCGCGGACGACGTGCTGTTGGTCGACAACGAGGACGGCGAATCGCTGCCGGTCGAGTCGCTCAGCCGCGGCACCCGCGAGCAGCTCTACCTGTCGGTCCGCATGGCCCTGGTGGCCATGTACGCCCGCCGCGGCGTGCAGCTTCCGATGATCCTCGACGACGTGCTCGTCAACTTCGACGACGGCCGCGCCCGCATCGCGGCGGCCGTGATGAGCGAGTTCGCCGCGGACGGCCACCAGATCTTGTTGTTCACCTGCCACGATCACGTCCGCTCGATGTTCACCGAACTGGGCGGTGACGTGCGGCGGCTGCCCCTCCGCTTCGGCGAGGAAGAATTCGAAGAGGAAGTGATCGTCGAAGAGGTGGTTGAGGAGCCGGTCGTCGAGGTGGTCGAGACGATCGTCGAGGAGGCGCCCGAGCCCCCCGCGCCCCGGCCCGCGTACGTCGACGCGGAGTACCTGCCGCTCGAGCCGATTGTGGAAACACGCCGGCGTGTCGAGGAGGTCGTTGTCGAACGCCCGCCGGCGCCGCCAACGCCCGCTCCGGTTGCTGAAACCCCTGTCGTTTTGGCGCGTGCCGAGGCGGTCACCTACGGCGCGACCGGTGTCGACGACGGCGCCTTCGCTTACGGGGCGCCCGCGCCGCTCCCTCAATCCGCCCCGCCGATCGCGGCCGCCGAGACCGGCGAGACGCGGTACGGCCAGTACGCCGAGGAGACCGCCTACGACGCCCCCCCCGAGCCGAACGGCGAGAACGGTTCGTGGTTGGCAGAGGCCCAAGAGACTTGGGCCGACCCGAAGGGCGCCGTGCTGTGAGTGGTTACAAGACTCGGAACCCGAGCCAATCCATCCAGTAGTAGACCCACGGGTGGGTCCACGGATTCCAGGTCGGGTAGCTGGCCGACATAGCTGACCAGGCGAGCAAAGCCGCGGCGAGGGCGAAGCCGAGGCGGTGGTTCTTCAAGCGATCGATCATCGCGGGCATCATCGCCAGCCACATCGGGGCGAGCCAGAAGAGCCAACGGAAGCCGTTGGTCGAGCCGCCGTAGTTGCGGTCGCCCTGCGGGCGCATGCCGAGGTAGAAGACGAGGCAGGCGGCGGTGATCAGCGCGGTGGCGAGGGCGAGTTGGCGTGTCGTCCCGTCGCGCGAAGCGAGCAGACGGACCCCGCCCAGCAGGCTCAGCAGCCAGACCGGCGTGAGTGAGAAGACGCCGTGGTGGCCGACGAGCGTGTGCAACGCGTAGGTCGCCTTCGACGCCTCGCCGACGTCGATCCCTCGGCGGTTACGCCAGTAGCTGTCGCAAGTCTCGCCGCGGACGGTGAACTCGTAGTCGTACCAGTTATCGGTCGGGTCGGTCTCGCTCCGGTGGGCGTAGGGGGGGCGGAGGCTCTCGTGGGCCCAGTAGTTGGTCCCGAAGAAGGCGATCGCGACCACCCCGACGCCTACGGCGTAGCCGCGGAGCGTCTCCGCCGGTCGCTTCATGAGCAGCGATAATCCGATCACCGCGACCAACGCCAGCGCGGGCAGCTCGCAAGCGGTCGCCAAGCCGGCGGCGAGACCGGCGCGGAGCGACAGCCGGGCGATCCCGTCTTCCGAATCGAGCAGCCGCAGCCAGGCGTCGCACGCGACGGCCGTGGCGGCGGCGGCGAACAGGTGGTTGTTCAGCACCGGCGTGAACGCGGCGAGCTGCGTCCCGCAGGCCGCCGCCGCCATCGCGAAGAGGCGATCGACGTCGCCGAACCCAACCCGCTCGATAAGCCGCGCCGCGCAGACCAGCAGCGTGAGCAACGCCCCGCCGTTGAACAGCAGCAGCATCGTGCGGCCGAGCAGGTAGGGCGCTTCACCCAGTGTCAGACCCGTAGCCTTCATCAGCACCCAGTAGGGGCCGGAGAGGAGGACCATCAGGAGGGGCGGCTTGCTGGAGTAGAGGTGCAACTTCCCATCGCGGCCCGAGTGCTGCACCATGTCGATGGTGTCCCAGGTCCGCTCCTCGAAGAAGGGCTCGATATAGTGGTTGCCGTTCTCTGCGAGGGCGCGGATGGCCATCCAGCGGCTCCGGTCGTTGCCGGAGAGGAACGGACGCTGCAGACGCACTTTGCGGGTGATCTCGGTCTCGGCCGAGTCGAGCGCCGTCTGCAAGGCGTCGCCCTCCAGGCCTTGGCGTTCGAGCCGCTCCCGTTCCTTGCCGAGCGCTTTCTGGACGCGGCCATGTTCGATCCGCACCAGGTCGACCGCGTTGACTGCCAGGATCTTGCCCGCCGCTTGGCCGATCGCGACGGCGATCAGCACCGTGTAGATCAGCCAGCGGGCGTGGGCGCCGAGTCCGGACGCAGCGGGTTGTTGGGTGTCGCTCATCGGGGCGCTGTGTCGGGATCGTCGGCGGTCTGTTCGGCGATGGAGTAGCTCGGCTCGTCGCGTGTCAGCAGGGCGGTGATCATCGCGCCCAGCAAGCCGACCGAGAGGAACTGCGAACCGACCAGGCACAGCGCCAGGGAGTAGAACAGCGAAGCGGTCTCGTGCAGGTGGAGCGGTTCGAGCCCCGGCACGAGGCGCGACACGATCCACCGCACCGCCAGGTAGGTCAGCCCGAGCCCGCCCGCCAGGAAGCCGAGGAGGCCGACGCCCCCCAGCAGGTGCTGCGGTCGGTCGCCGTAGCCGGTGAGGAACTTGACCGTGATCAGATCGAGCAGGCCCTTCACGATGCGCGACGCGCCGTACTTCGAGTGGCCGTGCTCGCGCGCCCGGTGGTGCACGGCGACCTCCGCCACGCGGTAACCGCGCGCCGCCGCGAGCACCGGCACGAAGCGGTGCAGCTCGCCGTACAGACGGACCTCCTCGAGCGCCTCGCGGCGGTACGCCTTCAGGCCGCAGTTGTGATCGTGCAGTTTGACTTTCATCAGGCGGCTGACCAGCGCGTTGAACACGAGCGAGGGCCACCGTTTGTGCCACGGGTCTTGGCGGTCGAACTTCCAACCGCTGACGACGTCGTACGAATCGCCGCCCTCGCCGGGGCCGAGCTTCTGAAGCAGCTTGGGGATCTCCGCCGGGTCGTCTTGCAGGTCGGCGTCCATGGTGACGATGACCGGCGCCGTGGCGACGGCGAAACCCGCGCTCAGCGCGTCCGCCTTGCCAAAGTTGCGGCGGAAGCGGACCCCTTCGGTCCGCGGGCGCTCGGCGGCGAGAGTGCGGATGATCTCCCAGGAGTGGTCGGTCGAGCCGTCGTCGACGAAGACGATCTGCAGGTCGTAACCCTCGGCTTCGGCGACGGCCAGGAGCTGGTGGTGCAGCTCGGCGAGGGTCGCCTCTTCGTTGAGCAACGGCACAACGACCGAGATACGCCTCGCCCCTTCCGGAGCGTGATCGCCTTCGTCCGGTGGAGTGCTCATGGAGGGGACGCCGTGCGAGTGGGGAGAAGCTTTCAGGCTACCACACCCGGAGATTGTTGGTCGAAGGGCCCGCCATCGGGCTCAGCCGTGGGCCGTGCGACCGTTATACTCCCTCTCACACCAACCCACGGAGCCGCCGCGCGTGTCCCAGAAGTCGAAGAAGCGACCCAGCAAGCAGGCCGACCAACCGGCCGACGGCCCACGCCGACCCACGGGGGGCGAACTGGTCCGTGGCGCGCCGCGGGTGATCTCGCTGATCATCCTGTTGGGCGTGGCGGCGTTCATCGGGGTGCTGTTCTTCCGGGTTATGGCCGCCTTCCTCGTGCCGCTCTTCTTGGCCGCCGTGCTGACGGTCGTGTGCAAGCCGATGCACAGCTGGGTTCTTAGCCACCTGAACGGCCGGAAGCACCTGGCCGCGTTGGCCAGCACCTCTCTGATCGCCCTCATGGTGCTGGCGCCGAGCGCCTACTTCGTGTGGAAGGCGTTCGTCGAGACGACCGCCGTCGTCGAGTACCTGAGCGACGACGCGGTGCGTGCCAACATTGTGGATCGCTTCGGCGGCCGGGCGGAGAGCCTTGAGTCGTGGGTCCGTTCGTCGGTCGACGAGGGCTTCACGCTGCAAGAGTTCGTCAAGAACGCCTCGGAGTACCTCCAGTCGGTCGTGCAGTCCAAGGCGCTCGGCTGGGGGGCGAGCGGCTTTGCGGCCGTGGTGAGCTTCTGCATCGGGCTCGCGATCACGATCTTCGCGCTCTACTACTTCTTCGCGGACGGGCCGGCGATCGTCGAATCGCTCATGCACCTCTCGCCGCTCGACGACGACTACGAGCGCCAGCTGCTCAATAAGTTCACGTCGGTCAGCCGCGCCGTGGTGCTGGCGACGCTCCTCTCGGCGATGGTGCAGGGGCTGTTGGCTGGGATCGGTTACTACTTCGCCTTGGAGCCCGGCTCGCCGATCTTCTTGCTGACGGTGCTGACGATGCTGCTGGCGATCGTGCCGTTCGTGGGGGCGACCGCCGTCTGGATCCCGGTGGCGCTGTGGGTCTTCTTCCTGCAGGAGGACGGCTTCTGGCCCGGCATCCTGCTGGCGATCTACGGGGGGGGGCTCGTCTCGACGATCGACAACGTGATCAAGCCGCTGGTGCTGCACGGGCAGTCGAACCTGCACCCGCTGCTAGCACTGCTCAGCGTGCTGGGAGGCCTCCAGCTGCTGGGGCCGATCGGCATCCTCGTGGGGCCGATGCTCGTGGCGTTCATGCAGGCCCTGCTGGAGATGGTCCGCAAGGAATTGGACATCCTCCAGGCCGAGTCGGCGGCCGCCGACTCCTCAACCGCCTCGTCGGCCGCCGCCGAGTCCCCGACCGCCTAGTCGGTCCGGCCTGCGGGGCCGGCGTAACCCGCCCGGTCTCACAACTCGCCTAGGTCGATGCGGGCCCCCTGGATAAACTAGCGCTCCCATCGTTCGCACCAGCGGTTGCTGAGCGATACGATTAGGGCTCGGTGAACCGGGGCTTCCAGGCCCTTCGCCGAGCCGAGCCAACCCCCTGGGAGCTTCCCCGTGGTGATGACCCCTGTGAACTGCTTCGTGATCTCGCTGCTGGCCGTGACCTTCGGTTGGGCGCCCGTCGAACCGACCGAGTCGGTCCACGCCAAGCCGGCGTTGCCCTCCGACGAGGGCCGGGCGAGCGGCTACGAGTACCACGTGCGGGTCTCGCCTACCGACTTGGAAGACCTCCGCGCTGGGCGCGTCGATTCGCTCTCGAGCCACCTGCCGGACGACGTCGGCCCGATCGAGCGGGTGCGGATCACCTTCGGTGAAGGCGCCGCGCCGCGGCAGCTGACAGCCGTCGATCGCAAGGGGAGCAAGCCGGCGAGCGAAGCGCCGCGTTACGTCGTCGCCAAGCCCGCGACGCCCGCGTGGGGCCCGGCGCCCAAGCAGCACGTCGTCTACCAGAACCCGAATGAGCTGACCCTCCAGCAGGGCTTCGAGGAGGCGGCCCGCAACCTGGGTTACGACCAGCAGCAAGCCGAGCAGTGGGTTCATGCCCAGGCGCACGAGCTGGCCGACACGGCGGTCGACTCGGGCATCCGGCAGACGCAGGCGTACGTCGGCTCGCCCCCCGGCAGCACGCCCTACGGAACGCGTCCGACGCAGAACGGCGCCGCGCCAACCGGCACGAACGGCTACGGCGTGAACGAGACCGTCACGCCGCCCACCCCGACCAGCAGGTCAACCGTCCCCCCCGCGGGGCAACCGACTTACGGGAACCCGACCACTCCGCAGTACAACACGAGCACGACGCCGAACTACAACGCCGGCAGCACGAACCCGTACGGCGCCCCGAGCAACGGGACGACCGGCTCGGCTCAGATCCCGTTGCCCCCTCCCCCCACGAACACCACGCCGGTGCAGCCTGTGCCGCGGTCGAACCCCAACGACGGCTTCGAGAGGAACCCCTACGGCACGACGACGCCTCAGGGGCCTCAGCTCGCCAACCCGCAAGGGCCGCCGGTGTTGGAGCGTTTCACCAACGATAGTGAGACGTACGGACCACCCGGGCAAAGGAGCGTCACGTCGGTCCGTCAGCCCGAGCCGTCGTTCCCAAGCGA
It encodes the following:
- a CDS encoding putative inner membrane protein, with the translated sequence MSQKSKKRPSKQADQPADGPRRPTGGELVRGAPRVISLIILLGVAAFIGVLFFRVMAAFLVPLFLAAVLTVVCKPMHSWVLSHLNGRKHLAALASTSLIALMVLAPSAYFVWKAFVETTAVVEYLSDDAVRANIVDRFGGRAESLESWVRSSVDEGFTLQEFVKNASEYLQSVVQSKALGWGASGFAAVVSFCIGLAITIFALYYFFADGPAIVESLMHLSPLDDDYERQLLNKFTSVSRAVVLATLLSAMVQGLLAGIGYYFALEPGSPIFLLTVLTMLLAIVPFVGATAVWIPVALWVFFLQEDGFWPGILLAIYGGGLVSTIDNVIKPLVLHGQSNLHPLLALLSVLGGLQLLGPIGILVGPMLVAFMQALLEMVRKELDILQAESAAADSSTASSAAAESPTA
- the arnC_2 gene encoding Undecaprenyl-phosphate 4-deoxy-4-formamido-L-arabinose transferase; translation: MSTPPDEGDHAPEGARRISVVVPLLNEEATLAELHHQLLAVAEAEGYDLQIVFVDDGSTDHSWEIIRTLAAERPRTEGVRFRRNFGKADALSAGFAVATAPVIVTMDADLQDDPAEIPKLLQKLGPGEGGDSYDVVSGWKFDRQDPWHKRWPSLVFNALVSRLMKVKLHDHNCGLKAYRREALEEVRLYGELHRFVPVLAAARGYRVAEVAVHHRAREHGHSKYGASRIVKGLLDLITVKFLTGYGDRPQHLLGGVGLLGFLAGGLGLTYLAVRWIVSRLVPGLEPLHLHETASLFYSLALCLVGSQFLSVGLLGAMITALLTRDEPSYSIAEQTADDPDTAPR